The nucleotide window TTAGAATTAGCAGCATCTAAAACATAAAAAAAGCGACCAATCAGTCGCTTTTTTTATTATATATATCTAAATTATAGATTAGGAATCACTAATTCCTGGTCTGGATGAATTAAATCTGGATTTTTAAGGATATTGGTGTTAGCTTCAAAAATTTCTTTGTACTTCATTGCATCACCATAGTAGTGCTTGGCAATTTTTCCTAAGGTTTCACCAGATTTTACAGTGTGTCTGGCGTATACAGACTCATCGGCAACTTTTATGTCTGCCATAATATCAGAAGGCTCATCACCACCTATTTCTTTTATCTTATCCCAAAGTAAGTTTTTTTCGTACTGTGT belongs to Winogradskyella sp. J14-2 and includes:
- a CDS encoding LysM peptidoglycan-binding domain-containing protein is translated as MVKAKYQDVLDLGEQLNIQNGKVEETNGQLKVWGTAATQYEKNLLWDKIKEIGGDEPSDIMADIKVADESVYARHTVKSGETLGKIAKHYYGDAMKYKEIFEANTNILKNPDLIHPDQELVIPNL